The genomic window AGCGGCTCCCCTTGCTCGACGACCGTCACGTTCTCACCCTGCTCCTGCCACTTCCTCAGCCCGAGATAGGCGATCAGCGCACCGCCGGCCGCCTCCATGGTTTCCGGCAGCAGCCGCGGCTCGATCACGGCGTTTCCCGGAAATTTGAGGAAGGTTCCGTCAGGGAAGAGGAATTCTCCGGCGGTAACGGAAAGCGAACGCATGCCTGACGCGGCAAGCTCGACGTCGGCCCGGCAGACGCCCCAAAGATGCGGCGTGGTCCATTGACGGAAGGGAGTGAAGCGGAGTTCCGCGCTCCGTTCGGCGAGCTGGAAATGCTGCGGCTGCAGGAACATACCCTGGTGCCAGAAGACAGGTCCGTGTGGCATGGTCATTCCACCCTCGCCCCGGCGATCTCCAGCGCGCCCAAATCGACGCGGAGTCGCCCGCCCCTTGATTCGGTCGGCAGGGGCACAAGCTCCGTCGCCTTCTTCCCCTGGTGGTAATAGCCGGTGGCAAGGCCCAGGTAACGGGCTCCCTCCACCTTGTCGCAATTCTGGGACACCGTCTGTCCGGGTTGCACTACAATCTGGCGCGCACTGACCACCGATGCGTCGAAACGGCCGCACTCAAGGAGCCTCGGCAAGCCGTCCCGTGCCTGGACAAGCAGCCTGAATCCCTCCGGCTCCCTTAGCTGGTAGAGGCATAGCATCAGGGCGTGGCTGGTCTTTTCGTAGCGGTTCAACTGAGGATCCGCCTGCACCGTGAGGCTCATCACCGTGCTTCCGCTCCCCTTCCCCTCTCCCCGCACCTGCGGTGAACATGCGGCGGTAAGACAGCCCGCCATTACCGCGATGACCAGGTTGTACTTGTGCA from Geomonas ferrireducens includes these protein-coding regions:
- the tssJ gene encoding type VI secretion system lipoprotein TssJ — its product is MHKYNLVIAVMAGCLTAACSPQVRGEGKGSGSTVMSLTVQADPQLNRYEKTSHALMLCLYQLREPEGFRLLVQARDGLPRLLECGRFDASVVSARQIVVQPGQTVSQNCDKVEGARYLGLATGYYHQGKKATELVPLPTESRGGRLRVDLGALEIAGARVE